From the Fibrobacter sp. UBA4297 genome, one window contains:
- the mscL gene encoding large-conductance mechanosensitive channel protein MscL yields the protein MGIKNKAASLIEEFKAFAFKGNIVDMAIGIIIGAAFGKIVNSFVNDIVMPLVTAVIAKCGGQNAGEGIKTLVYTTSEGIAIPYGTFIGEVLNFLIVAFAVFLMMKKFLGFMQNMRKKKAEEAAAAPAAPPAPSAEEKLLTEIRDLLKNK from the coding sequence ATGGGAATCAAAAACAAAGCAGCTTCACTCATTGAAGAATTCAAGGCATTTGCCTTCAAGGGCAACATCGTCGACATGGCCATCGGTATCATCATCGGTGCCGCCTTCGGTAAAATCGTTAACTCCTTCGTGAACGACATCGTCATGCCGCTCGTCACTGCAGTCATTGCCAAGTGCGGCGGCCAGAACGCAGGCGAAGGCATCAAGACGCTCGTCTACACGACCTCCGAAGGCATCGCCATTCCGTACGGCACGTTCATCGGTGAAGTCCTGAACTTCCTCATCGTCGCATTCGCCGTGTTCCTCATGATGAAGAAATTCCTCGGCTTTATGCAGAACATGCGCAAGAAGAAAGCTGAAGAAGCAGCCGCAGCTCCGGCAGCACCTCCGGCACCGAGCGCCGAAGAAAAGCTCCTCACCGAAATTCGTGATTTGCTGAAGAATAAATAA
- the recF gene encoding DNA replication/repair protein RecF (All proteins in this family for which functions are known are DNA-binding proteins that assist the filamentation of RecA onto DNA for the initiation of recombination or recombinational repair.), with protein MFISKVRSLESMDCNFDAHINVICGPNGCGKTTILESIYLLAQGFSFRSRDLRELITWKQNELILRGEFEDEGRERKRALRVFSRGSEVRENGESLKSPTAFFGTCPAVIMQPSDIELLRGGPEVRRHWLDEILCFRSSANSLVLRNYKRVLQQRNKWLKEFKQKGSAVGGEDLFRVLTQQLIELGAKLWVARIALSKEVSEIITRYYRKLSGGVDEITCAYKSSILKTLDALDAADPLSDEMMDEFPAGAMSASGECAECFADGSGNVAGSAADGSDVVSEDMLRNAFARKLADLEFVERLQGMTMAGPHRDDLALCASGYEMRSVGSQGQCRSAAVAMRFAAVDVASRYLTKPILLLDDIFAELDVNRRDAVASLIREKQCQVVIATPQSEDLPFKADAMFELKI; from the coding sequence GTGTTCATTTCGAAGGTGCGCAGTCTAGAATCGATGGACTGCAACTTCGATGCTCACATCAATGTGATTTGCGGACCGAATGGCTGCGGCAAGACGACGATTTTGGAGTCGATTTATTTGCTTGCGCAGGGATTCTCGTTTCGGTCGCGTGATTTGCGTGAACTGATTACATGGAAGCAGAACGAACTGATTCTGCGCGGTGAATTTGAAGATGAGGGGCGCGAGCGGAAGCGAGCGCTTCGCGTGTTTTCTCGCGGGAGCGAGGTTCGTGAAAACGGTGAATCGCTTAAGTCTCCGACTGCGTTTTTCGGGACGTGCCCGGCGGTGATTATGCAGCCTTCGGACATTGAACTTTTGCGTGGCGGGCCGGAGGTTCGCAGGCACTGGCTCGATGAAATTCTCTGTTTCCGTTCTTCTGCAAATTCTTTAGTGTTGCGCAATTACAAGCGCGTGCTGCAACAGCGTAACAAGTGGCTTAAGGAATTTAAGCAGAAGGGTTCTGCGGTTGGTGGCGAAGACTTGTTCCGTGTGCTCACGCAACAGCTGATTGAACTTGGCGCAAAACTTTGGGTCGCGCGAATTGCACTTTCGAAAGAAGTCTCGGAAATTATTACGCGGTACTATCGCAAGCTTTCGGGCGGGGTGGATGAAATCACTTGCGCTTACAAAAGCTCGATTCTCAAGACGCTGGATGCGCTCGATGCGGCGGACCCGCTATCCGATGAGATGATGGATGAATTTCCGGCGGGTGCGATGAGTGCTAGCGGGGAGTGCGCGGAATGTTTTGCGGACGGTTCTGGGAATGTCGCCGGGAGTGCGGCGGACGGCTCGGATGTCGTGAGCGAAGACATGCTGCGGAATGCGTTTGCGCGAAAACTAGCGGATTTGGAATTTGTGGAACGCTTGCAGGGAATGACAATGGCGGGGCCGCACCGTGACGACTTGGCTCTGTGTGCGTCTGGTTACGAGATGCGTTCTGTCGGGTCGCAGGGGCAATGCCGTTCGGCGGCAGTTGCGATGCGTTTTGCGGCGGTCGATGTGGCGTCACGCTATTTGACGAAACCGATTTTGCTTTTGGATGATATTTTCGCCGAGCTCGATGTGAACCGCCGTGATGCGGTGGCATCGCTCATTCGCGAAAAGCAGTGTCAGGTCGTGATTGCAACGCCGCAGTCGGAAGATCTGCCATTTAAAGCAGATGCAATGTTTGAATTAAAGATTTAG
- a CDS encoding DUF3392 family protein — protein sequence MQPYIHQFANFLRAHLNSISVGLIATLLMLYGACINNYFKRITKSIPFIGRFALFVVLCSVGYAFASSQMVRLLRMVLRELSDLPLIGVVAGCFVLLAFLAKSGKDI from the coding sequence ATGCAACCTTATATTCACCAGTTCGCGAATTTTTTGAGAGCCCATTTGAATTCAATTTCGGTCGGGCTGATTGCAACGCTTTTGATGCTCTATGGCGCCTGCATCAATAACTATTTCAAGCGCATCACGAAAAGCATCCCGTTCATCGGGCGCTTTGCGTTGTTCGTAGTGTTGTGCAGCGTGGGGTATGCGTTTGCGAGTTCACAGATGGTGCGCCTTTTGCGCATGGTGCTGCGCGAGCTTTCGGACCTCCCGTTGATTGGGGTGGTCGCGGGATGTTTTGTGCTGCTCGCCTTCCTTGCGAAAAGCGGGAAAGACATTTGA
- the coaE gene encoding dephospho-CoA kinase (Dephospho-CoA kinase (CoaE) performs the final step in coenzyme A biosynthesis.), producing MLKIGITGSIGAGKSFMGRLLRARNFQVLDADCKVHELYRDSAGLRAEMATYFGEECLTPTGVNSALIADRVFADANARVKLEQIVYPYLNRAVAEFFTGEAADSSSESAMQLTKVADKCRFVEAALFSRAPELVKMLDEIWIVDAPECVRLERLVLRGLSESDAKRRIENQRGACAPELFPGKRIRTVMNDGDKLHVEQQLDELLRDLH from the coding sequence ATGCTAAAGATTGGAATTACGGGTTCGATAGGTGCAGGCAAGTCCTTTATGGGACGGTTGCTACGTGCGCGTAATTTCCAGGTGCTTGATGCCGATTGCAAAGTGCATGAACTTTACCGCGATTCGGCGGGGCTGCGCGCTGAAATGGCTACGTACTTTGGCGAAGAATGCTTGACGCCGACGGGCGTGAATAGTGCGCTGATTGCGGACCGCGTTTTTGCGGATGCTAATGCTCGCGTGAAGTTGGAGCAGATTGTTTACCCGTACTTGAACCGTGCCGTGGCGGAATTTTTTACAGGGGAGGCCGCGGACTCTTCTAGTGAAAGTGCCATGCAGTTGACGAAAGTCGCGGACAAGTGCCGGTTCGTGGAGGCTGCGCTTTTCTCGCGTGCGCCCGAGCTTGTAAAAATGCTTGACGAAATCTGGATTGTCGATGCGCCTGAATGCGTTCGCTTGGAACGCCTGGTGCTGCGTGGCCTCAGCGAAAGCGATGCTAAACGCCGTATTGAAAATCAGCGTGGCGCCTGTGCTCCGGAGCTTTTCCCGGGCAAGCGGATTCGCACGGTTATGAACGATGGCGATAAATTGCACGTGGAACAGCAGCTTGATGAACTGCTAAGAGACTTACACTAA
- a CDS encoding DMT family transporter produces the protein MSWLILAFASAVFLGFYDLAKKKSVQDNAVRPVLLLCSVFYALLMLPVLLSGHCEPLTLHDHLFLMVKSVIVGGSWLFTYSAIAHMPLSISTTIRALAPLFTIMIAVGFLGERPQVMQWVGIAVCVCSYIGLSLAGRKEMGHFFSNGWVVAMLLGTILAACSGIYDKLILQRMNFEPLTVQVWFSIYMCVVQFFTTMFTWYPTRKKTTPFQFRWSFLAVAALLIIADRCYFLAVSDSDALISIITVLRRSSVFISFLAGILIFKERKSKTKFFAMLGVVIGLCLISLGR, from the coding sequence ATGTCATGGTTAATATTGGCTTTTGCTTCGGCGGTTTTTCTTGGCTTTTACGACTTGGCTAAGAAGAAATCGGTTCAGGATAACGCTGTCCGTCCGGTACTTTTGCTCTGCAGCGTTTTTTACGCGCTTTTGATGTTGCCGGTACTTTTGTCCGGGCATTGCGAGCCGCTGACTTTGCATGACCACCTGTTTTTGATGGTGAAGTCGGTGATTGTCGGCGGGAGCTGGCTTTTCACGTACAGCGCGATTGCGCATATGCCGCTCAGCATCTCGACGACGATTCGTGCGCTTGCTCCTTTGTTTACAATCATGATTGCGGTTGGCTTTTTGGGCGAGCGTCCGCAGGTGATGCAGTGGGTGGGTATTGCAGTTTGCGTTTGTTCGTACATCGGGCTATCGCTTGCGGGTCGCAAGGAAATGGGGCATTTCTTTAGCAACGGCTGGGTCGTGGCGATGCTACTCGGGACGATTTTGGCGGCTTGCAGCGGCATTTACGATAAGCTGATTTTGCAGCGCATGAATTTTGAACCGTTGACGGTTCAGGTTTGGTTCAGCATTTACATGTGCGTGGTGCAGTTCTTTACGACGATGTTCACGTGGTACCCGACGCGTAAAAAGACGACTCCGTTTCAGTTCCGTTGGTCGTTCTTGGCGGTGGCGGCGCTCTTGATCATCGCTGACCGTTGCTATTTTTTGGCGGTGAGCGATTCGGATGCGTTGATTTCTATCATTACGGTGCTGCGTCGCTCGAGTGTGTTCATCAGCTTCTTGGCGGGAATTCTTATATTCAAGGAACGCAAGAGCAAGACGAAGTTTTTTGCGATGTTGGGCGTGGTCATTGGCTTGTGCCTGATTTCGCTCGGACGTTGA